In Elusimicrobiota bacterium, one DNA window encodes the following:
- the phoU gene encoding phosphate signaling complex protein PhoU: MERHFDQDLQQLKERILYMGSLAETMIHMAIKALTERRLELTQKVYQHEEEVNKLQIEVDDRCLKMIALHQPAASDLRFLAAGMKINADLERIGDQAVNICQTTEFLLKEAPLKPLIDVPRMAEIATEMLKNALDSFVQKDENLARSVLVRDDEVDQLKEQVFRELLTFMLSDPSTIKRALDLILISRNLERIADHATNIAEDVVFVVAGKDIRHHSEALNTPRA; this comes from the coding sequence ATGGAACGTCATTTTGATCAGGATTTACAGCAATTGAAAGAACGGATTCTCTACATGGGAAGCCTGGCCGAAACCATGATCCACATGGCAATTAAGGCCCTGACGGAGCGCCGGCTGGAACTCACCCAGAAGGTGTATCAACACGAAGAAGAGGTGAATAAGCTCCAGATCGAAGTGGACGACCGCTGCCTCAAGATGATCGCTTTGCATCAACCGGCGGCTTCGGATCTCCGGTTTCTGGCCGCGGGCATGAAAATAAACGCGGATCTGGAACGTATCGGAGATCAAGCGGTCAATATCTGCCAGACCACAGAGTTCCTGCTCAAAGAAGCCCCCCTGAAACCGCTGATTGATGTCCCCCGCATGGCGGAGATCGCCACGGAGATGCTGAAGAACGCTTTGGATTCGTTTGTTCAGAAGGACGAAAACCTGGCACGCTCGGTGCTGGTCCGCGACGACGAAGTGGATCAGTTAAAAGAACAGGTGTTCCGAGAACTTTTGACTTTCATGTTGTCGGATCCCTCCACCATCAAGCGGGCCCTTGATTTGATCCTCATTTCACGCAACTTGGAGCGCATCGCGGACCACGCCACCAACATCGCTGAAGACGTGGTGTTCGTGGTGGCCGGCAAGGACATCCGTCACCACTCCGAAGCCCTCAACACTCCTCGC